A genomic region of Zea mays cultivar B73 chromosome 6, Zm-B73-REFERENCE-NAM-5.0, whole genome shotgun sequence contains the following coding sequences:
- the LOC103629847 gene encoding uncharacterized protein produces the protein MGKVKQKVATAAEDIVLEDEDDAERSSENSVPPVILDLNQSFGEGSEEGEAGEDGSYDEEDGDCDGGSMSRVAGGSSSSNSSSTNHHTSMSNKNYDTNNSSSCKGEGSGETAQTVRQYNRSKLPRLRWTPDLHMAFVHAVERLGGQERATPKLVLQTMNVRGLSIAHVKSHLQMYRSKKLDHESAGAGHDRAAIYSVFKPMDLHMMMRRGDHRFHDMFLHRAAAAGSVISSPLLHNGDLFGSRDAVSPEASRLYALLQRRQQPSSTQTDQVWTFSRHAAAAAAAARAGAIDDDHGPTKGLIHDMILRKDGRLTSHLFGLWDAIACNRTSSNAAGAASHGARVVTSTDWNGTCSSSRPLSVTMSAAASTGLAMGSHHLMSRGRGGSANDVTSLDHAVVTNEALGSRLQTLLERNNAAKLTGEEMCGGTRTKMLKTAMEGKNGGMQEPDLQLSFSPNDDMEGDANKQIKKRKIIDGIGFSQQEVDSDKSMLPLSLSLSLRGGDIGGEDAGRFEAAAGSGGKKAALGRSTLDLTMSIKALE, from the exons ATGGGAAAGGTGAAACAGAAGGTGGCAACGGCGGCGGAGGACATCGTCCTTGAAGACGAAGATGATGCGGAAAGATCTTCGGAGAACTCTGTACCGCCTGTGATTCTGGACCTCAACCAGAGTTTCGGCGAGGGTAGCGAGGAAGGGGAAGCCGGAGAGGATGGCAGCTACGACGAGGAGGATGGTGACTGCGACGGCGGTAGCATGAGTAGAGTCGCCGGAGGAAGCAGTTCAagcaacagcagcagcaccaACCACCATACTTCTATGAGCAACAAGAATTATGACACGAATAATAGCAGCAGTTGTAAGGGTGAGGGCAGCGGGGAGACGGCGCAGACCGTGAGGCAGTACAACAGATCCAAGCTTCCCCGGCTCCGGTGGACTCCGGACCTGCATATGGCGTTCGTCCACGCCGTGGAGAGGCTGGGCGGCCAAGAGA GAGCAACGCCAAAGCTGGTGCTTCAGACGATGAACGTGAGGGGGCTCAGCATTGCTCATGTAAAAAGTCACTTGCAG ATGTACAGAAGCAAGAAGCTGGACCACGAGTCTGCTGGAGCTGGACACGATAGAGCAGCCATCTACTCCG TTTTCAAGCCCATGGATTTGCACATGATGATGAGGAGAGGAGACCATCGCTTCCACGACATGTTTCTCCATCGAGCTGCCGCTGCCGGCTCGGTCATCTCCTCCCCGCTGCTCCACAACGGGGATTTATTCGGGTCACGGGACGCCGTCTCGCCGGAGGCCAGCAGGCTCTACGCGCTCCTCCAACGCCGGCAGCAGCCTTCCTCCACGCAAAC TGATCAAGTGTGGACTTTCAGCCGGcatgcagcggcggcggcggcggcggcgagggctGGGGCCATCGATGACGACCATGGCCCAACGAAAGGGCTCATCCATGATATGATCTTGAGAAAGGACGGCAGGCTGACGTCCCATTTGTTCGGCCTGTGGGATGCCATCGCTTGCAACAGGACGTCGTCGAACGCCGCTGGTGCTGCCAGCCACGGCGCAAGGGTCGTCACAAGCACGGATTGGAACGGCACCTGCAGCTCATCTCGGCCCCTGTCTGTGACAATGTCGGCAGCTGCCTCCACAGGTCTTGCGATGGGCAGTCACCACCTCATGTCCAGGGGAAGAGGCGGCTCCGCTAACGACGTGACATCGTTAGATCATGCCGTGGTGACAAATGAAGCCCTAGGCTCCCGACTCCAG ACGCTCCTAGAGCGGAACAATGCGGCCAAATTAACCGGCGAGGAGATGTGCGGGGGGACAAGAACCAAGATGCTGAAGACGGCAATGGAGGGCAAGAATGGCGGCATGCAGGAGCCGGACTTGCAGCTAAGCTTCAGCCCCAACGACGACATGGAAGGAGATGCCAACAAGCAGATCAAGAAGAGGAAGATCATAGACGGCATTGGGTTCAGCCAACAGGAGGTGGACAGTGACAAGTCGATGCTACCTCTTTCGCTCTCACTGTCACTCCGTGGCGGCGACATCGGCGGCGAGGATGCAGGGAGGTTCGAGGCAGCGGCAGGTAGCGGCGGCAAAAAGGCCGCTCTGGGGCGGAGCACTTTGGATCTGACCATGTCGATCAAGGCATTGGAGTGA